From the Lathyrus oleraceus cultivar Zhongwan6 chromosome 4, CAAS_Psat_ZW6_1.0, whole genome shotgun sequence genome, one window contains:
- the LOC127135848 gene encoding syntaxin-22-like, translating into LLNCSCCRQEVISLDNEISFNEAIIEEREQGIQEVQQQIGEVNEIFKDLAVLVHEQGAMIDDIGSNIEHSHEATAQAKSELVKASKTQRSSSSLAIKTLRRCCCFQSLSFILKNRRYCCLQ; encoded by the exons CTCTTAAATTGTTCATGCTGCAGACAGGAGGTAATATCCTTAGATAATGAGATTTCCTTCAATGAGGCTATCATCGAGGAAAGAGAACAAGGTATTCAAGAAGTCCAGCAGCAGATTGGGGAAGTAAATGAGATCTTCAAAGATCTTGCCGTGCTTGTTCATGAGCAAGGAGCAATGATTG ATGATATTGGATCCAACATTGAGCATTCCCATGAAGCCACTGCCCAAGCAAAATCAGAACTTGTGAAAGCTTCTAAGACACAACGATCAAGTTCATCTTTGGCTATCAAAACTCTCCGACGGTGTTGCTGTTTTCAAAGTTTGTCATTCATTCTTAAAAACCGGCGGTATTGCTGTTTACAATAG